Below is a window of Terriglobales bacterium DNA.
TGGGCTCCTCTTACTTCTTCGTGATGTCGTTCTCCGGGCGGAGCGTGCCCTTGGCGCGCGCCACCTTGAGCAGCGTGGGATAGAACTGCACGAAGGTGTCTTCCACCGCGCCGTTCTTGCTGTGGCACTTGGTGCAGGGATTGCCTTCGCCGCGCGCGTCGGCGGGCGCGCCCTTCTCGTCGAAGCCGTAGAACTTCCACGGGTGGCCGGGGCGCGAGGTGTCCTTCACGTGCGCCTCGATGCCGCCGGCCGGCTCGAGCTGGTACTGCCCGCCCTGGTTGATCGACCCCTCGGTCGCCGAGGTGTACACCTCGAGCACCAGTGTGGTCTTGTCGGGCCACTGCCCGGTCTTCAGGAACGCGTGGTAGCTCTCCGGGTTCACGTACACGTTGGTGAACATCGGATGGTTGTCGGGGCCGCTCTTGGCGTACGTCATGCCCAGGCCGGAGGAGAGGTAGTTCCAGTCGCGATAGTTGGCGGGCATCAGGAGCTTGCCGTCCTGGGTGTACTGCGGCGCGTTGGAACTTTCCTTCGCGCGCGGCGCGGGCGAGAGCAGGGCAGCGGCGGCAAGGGCGACTACCACCAGGCCGAAGATGCGCTTCATAGGCTTCTCCTGAAGAAGTTCCGGGATGGTAGCCCATTGGACGCGGAGGCAGAGAGGAAGTCACAAAAGAAAAGGCCGGAGCACGTGGCTCCGGCCCTCGGGGGCCTTGTTGGTGATAGAGGTCCTTCGACTACGTCCGCCTGCGGCGGACTTCGCTCAGGATTTCGGCTGCGGGCTCCCGCACTCCCCCTCGCCCTGAGGCTCGGGGTCGTGCTCACGCCCGCATTACGCCTCAACCTTCTCGTGCTGCTCCGGCTTGGAGATGGCGACGGTCTCGCCCGCGTCGCCCACCTTGAAGCGGGCGAAGCGCTTGACCGAGATGTTCTCGCC
It encodes the following:
- a CDS encoding cytochrome P460 family protein — its product is MKRIFGLVVVALAAAALLSPAPRAKESSNAPQYTQDGKLLMPANYRDWNYLSSGLGMTYAKSGPDNHPMFTNVYVNPESYHAFLKTGQWPDKTTLVLEVYTSATEGSINQGGQYQLEPAGGIEAHVKDTSRPGHPWKFYGFDEKGAPADARGEGNPCTKCHSKNGAVEDTFVQFYPTLLKVARAKGTLRPENDITKK